The following are from one region of the Nostoc cf. commune SO-36 genome:
- the glgA gene encoding glycogen synthase GlgA, which translates to MRILFVAAEAAPIAKVGGMGDVVGALPKFLREMGHDVRIFLPYYGFLPDKMEIPKEPIWRGSAMFQEFAVYESILPGTDVPLYLFGHPAFLPRHIYSGEGEDWRFTLFSNGAAEFAWNYWKPEIMHCHDWHTGMIPVWMHQDPDITTVFTIHNLAYQGPWRWYLEKITWCPWYMQGHNVMAAAVQFANKVNTVSPTYAEQIKTPTYGETLEGLLSFISGKLSGIINGIDTEIYNPEDDKYIAQTFTTDSLDKRKANKIALQEEVGLEVNSKAFLIGIVTRLVEQKGIDLILQILDRFLSYTDAQFVLLGTGDRYYETQMWQLASRFPGRMATYLLYNDALSRRIYAGTDAFLMPSRFEPCGISQMMALRYGSVPIVRRTGGLVDTVSHHDPENAAGTGYCFDRYEPLDLFTCMIRAWEGFRFKPQWQELQKRGMIEDFSWYQSAKEYVKLYRSIFGLPEEEETPQPELVLNEAVTNSKS; encoded by the coding sequence ATGCGGATTCTATTTGTTGCAGCAGAGGCAGCACCCATTGCCAAAGTAGGAGGAATGGGTGATGTTGTTGGGGCATTACCCAAATTCCTGAGAGAAATGGGGCACGATGTGCGGATATTCTTGCCTTACTATGGCTTCCTGCCAGACAAAATGGAAATTCCCAAAGAACCTATCTGGCGGGGATCTGCCATGTTCCAGGAATTTGCTGTTTATGAAAGCATTCTGCCTGGTACTGATGTTCCCTTGTACTTATTTGGACATCCCGCCTTCCTACCCCGCCACATTTATTCTGGAGAAGGTGAAGACTGGCGGTTCACATTATTTTCCAATGGTGCAGCCGAGTTTGCTTGGAATTACTGGAAACCGGAAATTATGCACTGTCATGATTGGCATACGGGGATGATTCCCGTGTGGATGCACCAAGATCCTGATATAACCACAGTCTTTACCATTCATAATCTGGCTTATCAAGGGCCGTGGCGTTGGTACTTAGAAAAAATTACTTGGTGTCCCTGGTATATGCAAGGACATAACGTTATGGCGGCGGCGGTGCAATTTGCTAATAAGGTAAATACAGTTTCACCCACTTATGCCGAGCAAATCAAGACACCTACTTACGGTGAAACATTAGAAGGTTTGCTGTCTTTTATTAGCGGTAAATTATCTGGGATTATCAATGGCATTGATACTGAAATTTATAACCCAGAAGATGATAAATACATTGCTCAAACCTTTACTACTGATAGTTTAGATAAACGCAAAGCTAACAAAATTGCTTTGCAAGAAGAAGTAGGATTAGAAGTCAACTCCAAAGCCTTTTTAATTGGGATTGTGACCCGATTAGTAGAACAAAAAGGCATTGATTTGATATTGCAAATCCTCGATCGCTTCCTATCTTATACAGATGCACAGTTTGTGTTGTTGGGGACAGGCGATCGCTACTATGAAACTCAGATGTGGCAATTAGCATCCCGCTTTCCCGGACGCATGGCAACTTACTTACTGTATAACGATGCCTTGTCTCGCCGGATCTACGCTGGTACTGATGCCTTTTTAATGCCCAGTCGCTTTGAACCATGCGGGATTAGCCAAATGATGGCTTTGCGCTACGGTTCTGTACCCATTGTCCGCCGCACAGGTGGATTAGTTGACACCGTAAGCCATCATGACCCCGAAAATGCCGCAGGCACAGGTTATTGCTTTGACCGCTATGAACCGCTAGACCTTTTCACCTGTATGATCCGGGCTTGGGAAGGCTTCCGTTTCAAACCGCAATGGCAAGAACTACAAAAACGAGGCATGATTGAAGATTTTAGTTGGTATCAATCTGCTAAAGAATACGTTAAGTTGTACAGGTCAATTTTCGGTCTGCCAGAAGAAGAGGAGACACCACAACCAGAGTTAGTTTTAAACGAAGCAGTCACTAATAGCAAGTCCTAA
- the thiL gene encoding thiamine-phosphate kinase — protein sequence MNNELCSQQLKDIGEQGLLEILQRFCPPEIIGDDAAVFQTAPGQSLVVTTDVLVDGVHFSNLTTSPEDAGWRAAAANLSDLAAMGASPLGITVGLGLPGEIEVSWVERLYQGITECLQKYNTPIVGGDIVRSPVTTLAITAFGQVNPSQIIRRSAAIPGYAIVVTGVHGASHAGLELLLHPELGQNLQEVEKMALIRAHQHPQPRLDVLPILWKILATPCPIPIAGMDSSDGLADAIIQICRASSVGAVLQRRQISLPAAFDHWLTQEQALEYALYGGEDFELVLCLPQESALALVQHLGQGAAIVGKITAGSTVLLHDEQKKFPDQVLSLSQGFQHFGQ from the coding sequence GTGAACAATGAATTATGTTCTCAACAGCTAAAAGATATTGGTGAACAAGGTCTTTTAGAAATATTACAGCGCTTCTGTCCTCCAGAAATTATCGGCGATGATGCAGCAGTATTTCAAACTGCGCCAGGGCAATCTTTGGTAGTAACTACAGATGTGCTAGTTGACGGCGTGCATTTTAGCAACCTCACCACTTCCCCAGAAGATGCTGGTTGGCGAGCTGCTGCTGCCAATTTATCAGATTTAGCAGCAATGGGTGCTTCCCCCTTGGGAATAACTGTCGGGTTAGGACTCCCTGGTGAAATTGAGGTGAGTTGGGTTGAGCGACTATACCAGGGAATTACAGAATGCCTGCAAAAATACAATACCCCAATTGTCGGGGGTGATATTGTGCGATCGCCTGTGACAACTCTGGCAATTACTGCTTTTGGTCAAGTTAACCCTAGTCAAATTATCCGCCGTTCTGCTGCTATTCCGGGATATGCGATCGTCGTTACAGGCGTTCATGGAGCCTCTCACGCTGGCTTAGAACTGCTCTTGCATCCCGAATTAGGACAGAATCTCCAGGAAGTGGAAAAAATGGCTCTAATCCGCGCCCACCAACACCCACAACCACGATTAGATGTCTTACCAATTCTCTGGAAAATTTTAGCAACCCCATGCCCCATACCCATTGCTGGTATGGATAGCAGCGATGGTTTGGCAGATGCAATTATCCAAATCTGCCGCGCCAGTAGTGTTGGCGCTGTGTTACAACGCAGGCAAATTTCCTTGCCAGCAGCTTTTGACCATTGGCTGACACAAGAGCAAGCCTTAGAATATGCTCTATACGGTGGCGAAGACTTTGAATTAGTGCTTTGCTTGCCACAAGAGTCAGCATTAGCCTTAGTGCAACATCTTGGTCAAGGTGCTGCGATCGTGGGCAAAATTACAGCCGGATCAACAGTACTATTGCACGACGAACAAAAAAAATTCCCTGACCAAGTTCTGAGTCTTAGCCAGGGATTTCAACATTTTGGTCAATAG
- the hemC gene encoding hydroxymethylbilane synthase, giving the protein MTSVVSSPPRTIRIGSRKSQLALVQTYWVQEQLQKSFPDIIFEVHTMSTQGDKILDVALAKIGDKGLFTKELEVGMLNQEIDFAVHSLKDLPTHLPEGLTLAAITERENPADALVVHEKHKDKQIDTLPEGAVIGTSSLRRLAQLRHHFPHFTFKDVRGNLITRLAKLDAGEYDALILAAAGLERLGMSDRVHQILSKEISLHAVGQGALGIECRADDSDLLSLLKAIEHPQTRDRCLAERSFLRSLEGGCQVPIGVNTEISGENLTLTGIVASVDGQKFVKDTVTGIANNAEALGIELAELLRQQGAQEILSEIFAVIQRGS; this is encoded by the coding sequence ATGACTTCAGTTGTTTCTAGTCCCCCACGCACTATTCGGATCGGCTCACGCAAAAGCCAACTTGCTCTGGTTCAGACCTACTGGGTACAAGAGCAACTCCAGAAAAGCTTTCCCGATATCATTTTTGAAGTCCACACCATGTCTACCCAAGGCGATAAAATCTTGGATGTAGCGTTAGCTAAGATTGGCGATAAAGGACTTTTTACTAAAGAACTTGAAGTTGGAATGCTCAATCAAGAGATTGACTTTGCGGTTCATTCTCTTAAGGATCTGCCGACTCACTTACCTGAAGGGTTAACGCTGGCAGCAATTACTGAACGGGAAAATCCAGCAGATGCATTAGTGGTGCATGAAAAGCACAAAGATAAACAAATTGATACATTGCCAGAAGGTGCGGTAATTGGTACATCTTCGCTGCGGCGGTTAGCACAGTTACGCCACCACTTCCCCCACTTTACCTTTAAGGATGTGCGGGGAAACTTGATTACACGGTTGGCAAAACTGGATGCAGGTGAATACGATGCCTTAATTTTGGCAGCAGCAGGATTAGAGAGATTAGGAATGAGTGATCGTGTGCATCAAATTCTTTCCAAAGAAATCTCCCTTCATGCCGTGGGACAAGGTGCTTTAGGCATAGAATGCCGTGCTGATGATAGTGACTTGCTATCTCTACTCAAAGCGATCGAACATCCCCAAACACGCGATCGCTGTCTTGCCGAACGGTCTTTTTTACGCTCTTTAGAGGGCGGTTGTCAAGTACCTATTGGTGTAAATACAGAAATATCTGGTGAAAATTTGACCTTAACAGGCATAGTTGCCAGTGTAGATGGTCAAAAGTTTGTCAAAGATACTGTCACAGGGATTGCCAACAATGCCGAAGCCTTAGGCATAGAACTAGCAGAACTATTGCGGCAACAAGGAGCGCAAGAAATTCTATCAGAAATTTTTGCGGTGATTCAACGCGGTTCCTAA
- a CDS encoding sterol desaturase family protein — MTNHSFWYYCFLFFGITLARYFLIAGGAYLLFYLVLGKSLANKSLHLKPLMSCSIKNDIELSVLSAVVFAICGAFIISEYTLGATLLYTEPYKYGLWYLVVSFIAVLLLQDTYFYFIHRIFHQPLIFKWMHYGHHRSGEPTPWSCSAFDLPEANVQGIFFVGVSFIVPLHFITLVTALITMTVWAVFTHLGFELFPSSSKSYWLGKWFIGSIHHSIHHRKYKVHYGLYFTFWDKLLGTEDPNYESAIHTREF; from the coding sequence TTGACAAACCACTCATTTTGGTATTATTGCTTTTTATTTTTTGGTATCACTCTTGCCCGATACTTTCTTATCGCTGGAGGAGCATACTTGCTCTTTTATTTAGTTTTGGGGAAGTCCCTCGCTAACAAGAGTTTGCATTTGAAACCATTGATGAGTTGTTCCATTAAAAACGATATCGAATTATCGGTACTCTCCGCAGTGGTTTTTGCTATTTGTGGAGCCTTTATTATCTCAGAATATACTTTGGGAGCAACGCTATTATACACTGAGCCGTACAAGTACGGGCTGTGGTATTTAGTAGTTAGCTTTATTGCGGTGTTACTTCTTCAGGATACTTACTTTTATTTTATCCATCGGATATTTCACCAACCTCTAATTTTTAAATGGATGCATTATGGACACCACCGTTCAGGAGAGCCAACACCCTGGAGTTGCTCTGCGTTCGATTTGCCAGAAGCGAACGTACAAGGAATCTTTTTTGTAGGTGTAAGCTTCATCGTTCCATTGCATTTTATCACTTTAGTTACAGCACTTATAACAATGACTGTATGGGCAGTGTTTACCCATCTTGGATTTGAGCTATTTCCCTCGTCATCTAAAAGTTACTGGCTTGGAAAGTGGTTTATCGGTTCTATTCATCATTCTATACATCACCGTAAATATAAAGTGCATTACGGGTTGTATTTTACCTTCTGGGACAAACTACTTGGTACTGAAGATCCTAATTATGAAAGTGCAATCCACACAAGAGAGTTTTAA
- a CDS encoding type I glyceraldehyde-3-phosphate dehydrogenase, giving the protein MIRVAINGFGRIGRNFARCWVGRENSRIDLVAINDTSDPRTNAHLLKYDSMLGKIKGAEISADDNSIIVNGKTIKCVSDRNPENLPWKDWGIDLIIEATGVFTSKEGALKHVNAGAKKVLITAPGKNEDGTFVIGVNHHDYDHNIHNIISNASCTTNCLAPIAKVLNDKFGIIKGTMTTTHSYTGDQRLLDASHRDLRRARAAAINIVPTSTGAAKAVALVIPELRGKLNGVALRVPTPNVSMVDFVVQVEKRTITEEVNQALKDAAEGPLKGILDYSELELVSSDYQGSDASSIVDANLTFVLGNDLVKVMAWYDNEWGYSQRVLDLAELVAEKWQ; this is encoded by the coding sequence GTGATTAGAGTTGCAATCAACGGTTTCGGGCGGATTGGACGTAACTTTGCGCGTTGCTGGGTGGGTAGAGAAAATAGCAGAATTGATCTTGTCGCTATTAATGACACGTCAGACCCTAGAACGAATGCTCACCTGTTGAAGTATGACTCGATGCTAGGCAAGATCAAAGGTGCTGAAATTAGTGCCGATGACAACTCTATCATCGTTAACGGTAAGACCATTAAGTGCGTATCCGATCGCAACCCAGAAAACTTGCCCTGGAAAGATTGGGGAATCGACCTAATTATCGAAGCAACCGGGGTATTTACTAGCAAAGAAGGAGCGCTCAAGCACGTAAATGCTGGAGCCAAGAAAGTTCTGATTACCGCTCCTGGTAAAAACGAGGATGGCACTTTTGTGATTGGTGTGAATCATCATGATTATGACCACAACATACACAACATTATCAGTAATGCTAGTTGTACTACCAACTGCTTGGCACCGATCGCCAAGGTGTTGAATGATAAGTTCGGCATCATCAAAGGTACAATGACCACCACCCACAGCTATACAGGCGATCAGCGATTGCTAGACGCTTCTCACCGAGATTTGCGACGGGCGAGGGCAGCAGCAATCAATATTGTACCTACCTCGACTGGTGCTGCAAAGGCAGTGGCGCTGGTTATCCCAGAGCTTAGAGGCAAGCTAAATGGCGTCGCCTTGCGCGTACCTACCCCGAACGTCTCAATGGTAGATTTCGTAGTTCAGGTTGAGAAGCGTACTATTACTGAAGAAGTTAACCAAGCTCTCAAGGATGCTGCCGAAGGCCCACTTAAAGGTATTTTGGACTACAGCGAACTAGAACTAGTATCCTCTGATTATCAAGGTAGTGATGCTTCTTCGATTGTCGATGCCAACTTGACTTTCGTCTTGGGTAATGACTTAGTAAAAGTTATGGCGTGGTATGACAACGAGTGGGGTTACAGCCAACGAGTCTTGGATTTGGCGGAATTAGTAGCTGAAAAGTGGCAATAA
- the nadD gene encoding nicotinate (nicotinamide) nucleotide adenylyltransferase, with protein MQQLAIFGGTFDPIHWGHLLVAETALHQVCLEKVIWVPSLNPPHKEAALFEHRMQMLQLAIKDNPAFTASLVETNRSGTSYAINTLIDLSACYPNTQWYWIVGLDTFQTLPRWYRGHELAQMCDWLIAPRLLGGETITQSKLICKQVEEQFRKQSHTIHWQLLNIPIVGVSSSLIRKFCHERQSIRYLVPESVRSYITNNNLYSHKSE; from the coding sequence ATGCAGCAACTAGCAATTTTTGGTGGCACATTTGATCCAATTCATTGGGGACACCTGCTCGTAGCCGAGACAGCTTTGCATCAAGTATGCCTTGAAAAGGTAATTTGGGTGCCATCTCTAAATCCTCCTCACAAAGAAGCTGCTTTGTTTGAGCATCGTATGCAAATGCTGCAATTAGCCATAAAAGATAACCCAGCGTTTACTGCCTCACTAGTGGAGACAAATCGCTCTGGGACTTCTTATGCCATTAACACCCTGATTGACTTATCTGCTTGTTACCCAAATACTCAGTGGTATTGGATTGTCGGCTTGGATACTTTCCAAACCTTACCCCGTTGGTACCGTGGACACGAACTAGCACAAATGTGTGATTGGTTAATCGCACCCCGACTGCTAGGTGGTGAGACTATAACTCAAAGCAAATTAATCTGCAAGCAAGTAGAGGAACAATTCAGGAAGCAATCACATACCATTCACTGGCAACTCTTGAATATACCAATAGTCGGAGTTTCGTCAAGTCTAATTCGCAAATTTTGCCACGAACGCCAGTCAATTCGTTATTTAGTCCCGGAATCGGTCAGATCATATATCACTAACAACAATCTTTACTCCCACAAATCTGAATAA
- a CDS encoding lysozyme inhibitor LprI family protein: MRQLLLVLASILTLSSLDIPTIAIAGTMPNLPEMRLVQKLNCNNAQTQAAINECTKLSYQNADKKLNQVYQQLISTLERSRKQKLIAAQLAWIKFRDTNCEFERSEYEGGSIVPTIYFGCLENTTKLRTQQLQEYLKPNP; this comes from the coding sequence ATGCGTCAATTATTACTAGTCTTGGCGAGTATACTAACTCTAAGCAGTTTAGATATTCCTACGATCGCGATCGCAGGCACAATGCCTAATTTACCTGAGATGCGCTTAGTTCAAAAGCTCAACTGCAATAATGCTCAAACTCAAGCAGCAATTAATGAATGCACGAAGTTGTCTTATCAAAATGCAGATAAAAAACTGAATCAGGTTTATCAACAATTAATATCTACACTAGAAAGGTCTAGAAAACAGAAATTGATTGCTGCACAGTTAGCATGGATTAAGTTTCGAGATACCAATTGTGAGTTTGAGAGAAGCGAATATGAGGGCGGAAGTATTGTTCCTACCATTTATTTTGGTTGTCTGGAAAATACGACAAAGCTGCGTACCCAACAATTACAAGAATATCTCAAACCTAACCCCTAA
- a CDS encoding NblA/ycf18 family protein, with the protein MMDFPIELTLEQQFRLQNLKDQVKSLSQEEAQEFLLEVLRQMMVKDNLVKHLLKQA; encoded by the coding sequence ATGATGGACTTCCCAATCGAACTAACTTTAGAGCAACAGTTTCGTTTACAAAATTTGAAAGACCAAGTAAAAAGCTTGAGTCAAGAAGAAGCTCAGGAATTTTTGTTAGAAGTTTTACGACAGATGATGGTGAAAGATAATTTGGTCAAACATCTGCTCAAACAAGCTTAA